The Kribbella sp. NBC_00662 nucleotide sequence AGGACCGGTGGAAGAGGCGCAATGCCCGTTCCCCAACTACATGGAGCCGTTCTGGCACCCGTTCAAGAGCAACTATCCGCCGCCGGCGCTGGTTGTCATGCCGACCTTCACACCCCGGGTGAACGTGCCTGCCTTCTTCTCCCTGACTGCACAAAGCTCGAAGGCGGGGGCTGACAAGGATGATCCGGGAGCGCTGAGCGGGTACATCGACCCGAACCACAACCTGACGATGCGTGGCCAGGTCGCCGCGATGACGGTCGATCCCGGCGATGGGACCAAGCCGTTCAAGTGCCTGATGGGTGTCACGACGGAGGACGACCCGGACGGGTACGACGAGACCCAGGATCCGTTCCATCAGATCAACACGTGCAAGCACATCTACGAGCGCTCGAGTGCGACGCAACCGGACGGCATGTACACGGTGAAGCTGACCATCACCTGGGAGGTCTTCTACTGGGTCGGCAAGGACCAGGGCGGCTGGCACTCGATCGGTAAGGCGAACGTGACCGCAGTACAGCGGCTTCCTGTGCAGGAAGTTCAGGCCATTGGTGGCTGATGGTGGGGGTATGGAGGAGCGATGGTAAGGACGAATGAGCCGGTGCGTGCGGCGCGGTTGCCGCAGCGGCGGGCGGGGAGTCCGGGCGCGGACCGGTTGAAGGGGTTCGTCGCGCTGCTCGCGATCCTCGCGATCGTCGGCGGTGTGCCGTACGTCTTGCTGCGGTTCTTCGGGACCCCGTGGCCGGACAAGATGCCGACCAGCAGCATGTTGTTCGACGAGCTGAGCATCCGGACCGTCATCGGCATCATCGCGTTCGTCATCTGGATCGCCTGGCTGCACTTCGTCATCTGCCTGATCGCGGAAGCGGTCGCCGAGATCCGCGGGCACGGGCTGTCGCCACGGATCCCGTTCGGCGGCGGTTCGCAGACGATCGCCCGCCGCCTGATCGGCACCGTCGTACTGATCGCGGCCGGCGCGGGCGTCAGCCTTCCGGTCGCGAGCGCGGTCACGACTGCTGGTCCGGCCGCCCCGACCTCGGTCTCCGCACGGCACGAGAGCTCGACCTCGCAGTTCCGGCAGACCGAGGCCGCCAGCAAGATCCTCGCGGGCAACCAGAAGACGACCACCGGCGTACGGACGAACCACGACCACCAGGGTCAGGTCATCAAGTACACCGAGGTCCGCCCGCCGCAGGGCCGCAACTACGACTGCCTCTGGGACATCGCGGAGCGGTACCTCGGCGAAGGTCGCCGGTACAAGGAGATCTACGACCTCAACAAGAACAAGCTCCAGCCCGACGGCCGCCGGCTGACCAACCCGGATCTGATTATGCCGGGCTGGCAGGTGCGGCTGCCGAGCGACGCCAAGGGTCCGGGTGTGCACACCGTGCGCGTCAGCATCGACGACCGCACCGGCAAGACCACGGTCAGCACGAAGACCACCACCGAGACCCGGACCTCCGCCAAGCCCACGGTCAAGCCGACCACAAAGGCCGAGACCAAGACCGAGACGAAGACCGGCGGCAAGCACGAGTCCGGTACTCCGACGCGGTACTCCGAGCAGGGCATCGAGCCGGGCTCGTCGATCGTCATCGGCACGAGCCAGAGCGACCCAGGCGCGAAGAACGTCAAGCCGGGGGAGCCGCGCGTCAGTGTCGAGCCGCACGTTCCCGGGACCGGCCAGTCCGAGCACGGCGAGCCGGCCGGTGGTGGCATCCAGGTTCCCGAGGCGACTCCGGTCGCGACCGACGACGGCGGGATCAACCTGCAGCAGGCCGGTATCTACGGCTTCGGTGCGGCGCTGCTCGCGGCCGGTCTCGCGTTGGCGCTGAAGCGTCGCCGCGGCTGGGCGCAGGGTCCGGGCCCGAAGGCTGCCGGTCACCGGCAGACCGAGGTCGGCCTGCGGCTGGCGTCGGACGTTCCGACCGCGCAGTTCGTCGACAACGCGCTGCGCAAGCTCGGCGCGGACATGACGCAACTGGAGCGGTCGATGCCGAGGGTGGTCGCCGCGCTGGTGACCGACCGGGCGCTGACGCTGGTGCTCGACCCGTACGAGGCTCAGCCCGAGCCGCCAGGCCCGTGGCAGGCGATTGCCGAAGGCACCCGTTGGACGCTGCGCCGCGCGTACGGCCCGACCGGTGAGGTCAACGCGCCCGCGCCGTACCCGACGCTGGTGACGGTCGGCCAGAACGCCGACGGCGCGACGGTGCTGATCGACCTCGACACCGCGAACGGGATCGTCTCGTTCGGCGGCGTCACCAACGCGTCCCGCGACGTCGTCGGTTCGCTCGCCGTCGAGCTGGCGACCAACCTGTGGTCCGAGGGCGCGCACATCAGCATGGTCGGATTCGGCGACGACCTGTCGTCGCTGGCGCCGTCGCGGCTGAGCTACTGGATCCGGCTCGACGACGCGATGGGTGAGGTCGCCCGGCGTACGGAGGCGCAGGTGCAGGCCTGCCAGCGGCGGAACGCCGACTCGGTCGCGGATGCCCGGATGACGCACCCGGACGCGGCGCTGTGGGGCTCGGAGATCATCTTCGTGTCCGCGCCGCCGTCGCCGGAGGAGCAGGACCAGCTCAACCAGTTGGCCGCCGACGCCCGGCGCAGCATCGCGGTCGTCGTGGTCGGCGATGTGCTCAACTCGCCGTGGCGGTTCGTCGTGGACGAGAAGAACCAGGCCGTCTGCCGGCTGCTCGGCCTCGAGGTCGACGCGCACAGCGTCAACCCGGAGCAGTTCGCCGACCTGGTCGCGCTGTTCGACGCGGCCGAGGTGGACGCGCGGGACAAGCGGCGTGCAGAGCAGGACATGCCGGCGTACGAGTTCTCGACCACCGACCTCAGCCAGCCGGCTCCGGTCGAGGTCGACCTGCTCGGGCCGGTCGAGGTGGACGCTCGCGGTGTCATCGACGAGGGCCGGGTCTCGCTGTCGACGGAGATCATCGCGTTCCTCGCCAGCCAGGACTACGGCGTACACCCGAACGTGCTCGCCGGCGCGATCTGGCCGCGTGGCATCAGCGAGGAGCTGCGCGACGCCGCGCTGGAGCACACCCGCCGCTGGGTCGGTGTGGACGCGATGTACGCCGACGAGTCGGGCCGCTGGATGCTGAACCGCAGCGTCGTCCGGGTCGACTGGGACGTCTTCCGGACTCTGGCCAAGCAGGCGACGATGGTGGACGACCCGCGTGGTCCGCTGTCGACGGCGCTCAGCCTGGTCCACGGCCCCGCCTGGTCGAACCTGCCCGGCGGCCGCTACTCCTGGCTCGCCGCATCCGGCATCGAGCGCCGGATGGCCGAGGCCGTCGTCGACGCGTCGCTGCGACTCGCCGAGGCGTCCCTCAGCCACAACGACGGCAACCTGGCCCGCACCGCCCTCCAGACCGGCCTCAGCTTCTCCCCGGCCTCCGAGGAACTCTGGCGAGCCACGCTCCGCCTGGCCTCCCACTTCGGTACGACGGCCGACGTCACCAACGTCGCCGGCCAGATGTACGCCGCCCTCACCAAACACGGCGCCCCCCGCGGCCCGGAAGCCGAAACCGACGCCCTCGTCGACGAACTCCTCCCCGGCTACCACCGCCCCGCCCAGGTCGCCTGACAGGTCTCGCGCAAGCTGTCGGATTGCAGTTGCAACAAGCTGCAATCCGACAGCGGAGCGTGGTCGTGCGTTGCTAGAGTGTGCATGCTCCGGGGGCCGCTTCTAGCTGGGGGTTTCAGTGCATTCAATTGCACGAATATTTCTGTCGTTATGCCTAATTCTGGGTATTGCTAATGCGGCCGCTCCGCCGGCTGACGCGGTATCCGCCGGTCAAAGCAGAAATGCTGCGTCAGCCGCCGCGAGTGTCCCCAATGCCGGGGCAGGGCAATATGTACCGCTGACGCCGCCACAGAGAATGCTGGACACCGGAACGCATATCGGGGTTCCGACGACCACACCGGTTCCGGCCCAGGGCACGGTCACGGTCCAGTTCACCGGCCGCAACGGCATTCCTGCCTCTGGGGTCAGTGCGATCCAGGCCAATATCATCACAATCTCTCCGACGGCCACCGGGTCTCTCTTCGCCTGGCCGACGGGGGAGACGGTCCCAACCGCACCTAACTTCTACTTCTATGCCAGCAGCGGATTCACGTCATCGGCGTCGACCGTTCGACTGAGTGCTACCGGTCAAATCAGCTTCAAGAACGGCAGCGCCGGAACGGTCCGGATCCTTGCCGACGTCACTGGCTACTACACCGACGCATCGTCGCAGACGTCGGGCAACCGCTTCGTCCCGCTGAAGCAGTCGCGGGTGATCGACACACGGAACAAGATCGGGGTCACGACCAACACCCCGGTGCCGGCCAACACCGCGATCACCGTCACCATCGCATCCAAGGGCGGTCTGCCCGCAGCGGCGAACATCACTGCGGCAGTCGTCAACGTCACTGCGTGGTCGCCAACAGCAGCAGGCGGCTGGACGATGTATCCGGGTGGCAGCGCGCGACCGAGCGCGTATCACGGCAACTTCGCAGCCGGGAAGCCGTACACGAACAGCGCCGTCGTCCAGCTTTCGAGCACTGGCAGTTTGACGCTCTTCAACGTTGCTTCAGGTACGACGCATTACACCGTCGACGTCGTCGGCTACTTCACCGCCGCGACGAACCCCGCTGCAGTCTCGCTGCGAGTCGTGCCCGTTGCTCAGCAGCGCGTGCTCGACACCGGGTCCACAGCCCTCGTGCCAGTCGGTGGCGTTCAGGCTCTGCAACTCTTCGGCAAGGCCGGTCTCCCGGCTGGCGGCGTCACGTTCGCCGCGCTCCGAGTGACGGCGTACGGATCAGCGACCAGTGGGGAAGTCGTCACCTATCCGGGGAACGAGACCCGGCCGACTGCAGTGACTGACGTCGCTCCGCCGTCGGGCAACACGCTCTCCTACAACCTGATGTGGGCACGCGTCAGCCCCGCCGGAATCGTCAGCATTGTCAACGGCACCAACGCTGGTGTCCGCATGTACGTCGACGTCCAGGCGTACGCCGTCGCGCCGTCGAAGCCGCAGCCGCCGAGCAACGTCACCGGAGGCGCTCGCGATCAGGCAGTGGAGGTCCGCTGGGATCCGCCGACCGACTCGGGGGATCTCGCGATTGCGGGATACGACGTCCTGACGTCGCCCGGGGGTCAGAGCGCGTCGACCGCCACCGGCACCTCCGTCGTCGTGCAGGGACTCACGAACGGTACGTCTTACACGTTCCAAGTTCGCGCGAAGACAGCGGCGGGCACGTCGGACTACTCTGCGGCGTCGCAGGCGATCAAGCCCGCAGTACCCGCTCCGCCGGGCGCGCCATTCATCACGGACACCCTCGGCCGGGACGGCGCGGCGGTCGTGACGTGGTCCGCACCTGAAGGCGCCGTCGATCAGGTTGTCAGCTACAAAGTCACGACTGTCCCGGCGACGACGCCGGTGACGGTTGCCGGTGACGAACACACCGCAACGCTGACCGGTCTGACGAACGACGAGCTGTACAAGGTCGTTGTCACGGCAACGAACGCCAACGGTTCGACGGCGTCCACGGCAGTTCCGGTGACCCCAAAGGCTGCCGAAGTTCCCCTGAAACCCGTGGACCTCGCACTTTTCCAGCTCGACAGCCGCCTGGACATCCAGTGGGTCCAACCGGCCGACGGCGGTGCCGACATCCTCGACTACGAGGTCACCGCCGATCCAGGGGACCACCGCATCGTGATCCCCGCCGGCACGACCGTGACCGGTTTCACCGGCCTCGACAACGGCACGATGTACACCGTTAAGGTCCGAGCCCGCAACAAGACCGGCACCGGCGACTGGTCCGAGGCGACCGGCACGCCATCAGCGACCCGGCCGCCCAACGCACCGACCGATCTGCAGGCCTCAGTCACCGACAACGGCACGATCACCGTGGCCTGGGAGCCGCCGATCGACACCGGCTCCGCCCCGATCACCGGCTACCACGTCACCGCCAGCCCTGGCGGACGGGTCGTCGACACGACCTCGCTGTCCGCCGCGGTCGACGGGCTCGACCAGCAGACGCAGTACACCTTCGTGGTCTCGGCGCTGAACATGCATGGCGCCGGCCTGCCGACAGCAGCATCCCGACCGATCAAGCCGACCATCGCCGTCGCCCAGGACCCGATCGTCCTGACCGCTGACTCGCTGAGCCGAATCGCGAACGTTGGCACCACGAGCATATCCGTGACCAACCCGAACGCACAGCTCAACGCCGTCCAGGCGGGCGACATCATCGTCGCCACCTCGAGCCCAGCAACGCCAGAGGGCCTGCTCCGCAAGGTCCTACGCGTCGACACCGGCACAGTCTTGGTCTTCCAAACCGAAGACGCGGCGTTGTCCGACGTTCTGTCCGATGGCGCCTTGTCCCGCGACATCAAGATCAAGGACTCCGACGGCCTGCGGTTCCAGCAGCAGACTCCGGGCGCGACGCTGCGGCACCCGACTGTAAAGGGAAAGACTCTGCGGCAGGGGGCTCCGCGAGCCCGCGCCGGCACCTCGGCAACTGTCGACCCGCCGACGTTCGGGCTCCACGACGGAAAGTTCACGTTCGAGTTCACCGCGGACATCGACCGTGGTGTTCATCTGGATGTCGCAGGTTCCCTGGATCCGTCGTTCGAAGTCAGCGGCGGACCCAGCTCGGACCAGAGTGAGTACACGATCAAGGCGGACACTGACATCGAGTACAGGGTCGATCAATCGTTTTGGAGGGGCGAGAAGGAACGCCGCATCCCGATTGGGCACCTGCGGGGCGCTTGCGTGGCGGTGTACGTCGGCCGTCTCCCGGTCGAATTGTGTCCGGGCATCGACGTGTACCTGGTGCTGACCGTCGAAGGCCGAGCAGGCGTCAGGCTCGTCGGCCATTCATCCGGTCAGTTCGGGGATCACATCCACCGCAACGGCAACACGCTGACTGATGATCCGTTCGGCGACCAGAGTCTGAGCACAAAGCCGGATTTCCGCTTCTTCGGGAACGTCGACGAAACGCTCGCCGTGGAGCCTGACATCGTGCTGCTGTTCTACGGAACGGCCGGTCCGTACGTCACCGCGAAGCCGTACGTCCGGGCTGAGGCAGACACAGACAAGAATCCGTTCATCGCAGGGTTTCTCGGAGTCCAACTCACTGGTGGTCTGACGGCCGATCTGTTCAAGAAGAACGTCCTGCACCACGAGTTCGACGGGTTCCGCTGGGAGCATCAGATCTTCGACTCGGGAGGACCGATCCGCAACGTCCTGATCGATCCGCCGAGCGCTGAGTTGGCGGTGGGCGAGACCATCGACTTGAACAGCCACATTTTCGGCTACCCGGACGAGCCCGCGACGTGGAGCGTGGTGAAGGGGCCCGGGACCGTCAGTCAGGACGGTGTCTACGACGCGGTCGCCGACGGGGTGGTGAGGATCAAAGCAGAGGTGCCGGCGAATGGTGTCCACGACGACCTTGAGGCGGAAGCGGGGATCTACGTCGGCCCGCACGTGCCGACCCCGCCCCGTGACGTCGCCGCAACACCAGGAAACCTTGCTGCCAACGTCACCTGGCGAGAGCCTGCGCAGTCAGGCGGCAACCCGATCGATCATTACGTTCTCACCACATCGCCGGACACCGGCACCCACACGGCTCCCGGGTCAACGCTGAGCGCGGTGATCGACGGACTACGTGCGGGGGTGAGCTACGTCGTAAGCGTCTACGCCGTCACCAATGCAGGGCAAAGCGAACCCTCAACCTCCGAGCCTGTCGTCGCGGGTACTCCGCTGCTGGATAACCCCGGAGCAAACGACCTGATGCGAGGTATGGCCGGTACGACGAACTCGATGGCCGTGGAACTATCCGACGACGGGCGCTACGCGTTCTTCCCACTAAGTGTCGGGCCGAACGAGGTCGCCCCGCCCGGTATTCCACAGGATGGGAACTTCTACCTGGTCCGCCGTGACCTCACCAATGGCCAGATCGAGCTGGCCTCGAGGCAAACTGATGGAAAGACGCCCCAGGTCATCTCGACGCAGGGGGATTCGATCCGCAATATGACCATGGCGAATGCGGCCGACGGCCGTTTCGCCGCGTACATCGTCGATGGTGATGACGGCATGCGCCGGCGCGTCCTGGTGTACGACTTCGACGCGCAAGATGTGTGGAGCGCCGATCCCGGGACAGCGGAGACCATCGAGCATGTTGAGCTTTCTGACGCTGGAACGGTAGTCGCCTTGGACATCGGGCACGGAGATCCCTCAGACGCGCAGGGCTATTTCACCAAGGTTCTCCGGGTCGTCAAGGGCGCTGGAGCGACGCGGATCGACATGTGTACATCGAGCACAATCTGCGACTCCGCCACCTTGCTTGGAATGCCTGCCGACGGCAACACCCTGGTTTACGGCATTCGCGTCGATAACAACCAGAGTCCGTATTACAACAAGATAAACGAATACGTGTTCTACAACGCCTCATCGGGGCAGGCCTCCATGCCGTACTACCAGCAGGGTGGACTTCCGTTCGGCGGCATCAGGCTCAGTAGGAACGGACAGTATTTCGCTGCTACGGCGACGCGAGGGCCTCTGGCCGATCCGACGGATTCGGCTGTTGTTGTCAAACGGGTGGGAGCTGGTGTGG carries:
- a CDS encoding fibronectin type III domain-containing protein — translated: MLDTGTHIGVPTTTPVPAQGTVTVQFTGRNGIPASGVSAIQANIITISPTATGSLFAWPTGETVPTAPNFYFYASSGFTSSASTVRLSATGQISFKNGSAGTVRILADVTGYYTDASSQTSGNRFVPLKQSRVIDTRNKIGVTTNTPVPANTAITVTIASKGGLPAAANITAAVVNVTAWSPTAAGGWTMYPGGSARPSAYHGNFAAGKPYTNSAVVQLSSTGSLTLFNVASGTTHYTVDVVGYFTAATNPAAVSLRVVPVAQQRVLDTGSTALVPVGGVQALQLFGKAGLPAGGVTFAALRVTAYGSATSGEVVTYPGNETRPTAVTDVAPPSGNTLSYNLMWARVSPAGIVSIVNGTNAGVRMYVDVQAYAVAPSKPQPPSNVTGGARDQAVEVRWDPPTDSGDLAIAGYDVLTSPGGQSASTATGTSVVVQGLTNGTSYTFQVRAKTAAGTSDYSAASQAIKPAVPAPPGAPFITDTLGRDGAAVVTWSAPEGAVDQVVSYKVTTVPATTPVTVAGDEHTATLTGLTNDELYKVVVTATNANGSTASTAVPVTPKAAEVPLKPVDLALFQLDSRLDIQWVQPADGGADILDYEVTADPGDHRIVIPAGTTVTGFTGLDNGTMYTVKVRARNKTGTGDWSEATGTPSATRPPNAPTDLQASVTDNGTITVAWEPPIDTGSAPITGYHVTASPGGRVVDTTSLSAAVDGLDQQTQYTFVVSALNMHGAGLPTAASRPIKPTIAVAQDPIVLTADSLSRIANVGTTSISVTNPNAQLNAVQAGDIIVATSSPATPEGLLRKVLRVDTGTVLVFQTEDAALSDVLSDGALSRDIKIKDSDGLRFQQQTPGATLRHPTVKGKTLRQGAPRARAGTSATVDPPTFGLHDGKFTFEFTADIDRGVHLDVAGSLDPSFEVSGGPSSDQSEYTIKADTDIEYRVDQSFWRGEKERRIPIGHLRGACVAVYVGRLPVELCPGIDVYLVLTVEGRAGVRLVGHSSGQFGDHIHRNGNTLTDDPFGDQSLSTKPDFRFFGNVDETLAVEPDIVLLFYGTAGPYVTAKPYVRAEADTDKNPFIAGFLGVQLTGGLTADLFKKNVLHHEFDGFRWEHQIFDSGGPIRNVLIDPPSAELAVGETIDLNSHIFGYPDEPATWSVVKGPGTVSQDGVYDAVADGVVRIKAEVPANGVHDDLEAEAGIYVGPHVPTPPRDVAATPGNLAANVTWREPAQSGGNPIDHYVLTTSPDTGTHTAPGSTLSAVIDGLRAGVSYVVSVYAVTNAGQSEPSTSEPVVAGTPLLDNPGANDLMRGMAGTTNSMAVELSDDGRYAFFPLSVGPNEVAPPGIPQDGNFYLVRRDLTNGQIELASRQTDGKTPQVISTQGDSIRNMTMANAADGRFAAYIVDGDDGMRRRVLVYDFDAQDVWSADPGTAETIEHVELSDAGTVVALDIGHGDPSDAQGYFTKVLRVVKGAGATRIDMCTSSTICDSATLLGMPADGNTLVYGIRVDNNQSPYYNKINEYVFYNASSGQASMPYYQQGGLPFGGIRLSRNGQYFAATATRGPLADPTDSAVVVKRVGAGVVTDADVIQGGYRWDKPPSASGINDDGNIVAWAPGLVEEDPPPSAIKFVVQDRTTGARTDLQDLGVWATTGASGMSMSRDGSVVAWTPGPTFVQPTAPRHPMGQRIG